The following proteins are encoded in a genomic region of Cryptomeria japonica chromosome 11, Sugi_1.0, whole genome shotgun sequence:
- the LOC131041325 gene encoding floricaula/leafy-like protein FL1 isoform X1, with product MDGENFPAGFFRWEQRPPAPPPPPPPPPQPPIFNKEHVLNRPTTSFEFVLPINTRKELKSLEELFREYGVRYMTMAKMTEMGFTANTLVNMTEEEVDDLIKTLVEIYRMDLLLGERYGIKSAIRAEKKRLQDSLEMQKLELLSEAERKRIQDDQNTFAVAMASEGTSKDVRASDQLILPESASADHAPLNIKTCKGGLIIPYHNNGNLCGSGLMGMPEHSSESDERKLDSSKQKRRRIKETGEDGEDRPREHPFIVTEPGELARGKKNGLDYLFDLYEQCGKFLLEVQRISKERGEKCPTKVTNQVFRHAKYTGAVYINKPKMRHYVHCYALHCLDNEQSNHLRRIYKERGENVGAWRQACYYPLVAIARENNWDIEGVFNRNEKLKIWYVPTKLRQLCHMERSKECQ from the exons ATGGATGGTGAGAATTTCCCTGCTGGGTTTTTCAGGTGGGAACAGAGACCTCctgcaccaccaccaccaccaccaccgccACCACAACCACCTATATTCAACAAGGAACATGTATTAAACAGGCCTACTACTTCTTTTGAGTTTGTTCTTCCAATAAATACAAGAAAGGAATTGAAGTCCCTTGAAGAGTTGTTCAGAGAGTATGGAGTCAGGTACATGACAATGGCCAAGATGACTGAAATGGGTTTTACTGCTAATACTCTTGTCAACATGACAGAGGAAGaagttgatgatttgatcaagacCCTTGTGGAGATCTATAGGATGGATCTTCTTTTGGGTGAGAGGTATGGGATAAAATCTGCCATTAGAGCTGAGAAGAAGAGATTGCAGGATAGCTTGGAGATGCAGAAGTTGGAACTCCTGTCTGAGGCTGAGAGAAAGAGGATTCAGGATGATCAGAATACATTTGCAGTTGCCATGGCATCTGAAG GCACCTCTAAGGATGTGAGGGCAAGTGATCAGCTCATTTTGCCAGAAAGCGCAAGTGCAGATCATGCTCCATTGAATATCAAAACCTGCAAAGGTGGCCTTATCATCCCTTATCATAATAATGGTAATTTATGTGGTTCAGGTCTGATGGGGATGCCTGAGCACAGCAGTGAAAGTGATGAGAGGAAATTAGATTCTAGtaaacagaaaagaagaaggattaAAGAAACTGGAGAGgatggagaggataggcccagggAACATCCTTTCATTGTTACTGAACCAGGAGAACTAGCCAGGGGAAAGAAAAATGGCCTGGATTATCTGTTTGATCTCTATGAGCAGTGTGGTAAATTTTTATTAGAAGTCCAAAGAATTTCCAAGGAAAGGGGTGAGAAATGTCCAACTAAG GTAACAAATCAGGTATTTCGCCATGCAAAGTACACTGGTGCAGTCTACATTAACAAACCTAAAATGCGACATTATGTCCATTGCTATGCTCTACATTGTCTAGACAATGAGCAATCCAATCACCTCAGAAGAATATACAAGGAGAGGGGAGAAAATGTTGGGGCCTGGCGCCAAGCCTGTTACTATCCTCTAGTAGCCATAGCCAGGGAAAACAATTGGGACATAGAGGGTGTTTTTAATAGAAATGAAAAGCTTAAGATTTGGTATGTACCCACAAAACTAAGGCAATTGTGTCACATGGAGAGAAGCAAAGAATGCCAATAG
- the LOC131041325 gene encoding floricaula/leafy-like protein FL1 isoform X2, producing the protein MTMAKMTEMGFTANTLVNMTEEEVDDLIKTLVEIYRMDLLLGERYGIKSAIRAEKKRLQDSLEMQKLELLSEAERKRIQDDQNTFAVAMASEGTSKDVRASDQLILPESASADHAPLNIKTCKGGLIIPYHNNGNLCGSGLMGMPEHSSESDERKLDSSKQKRRRIKETGEDGEDRPREHPFIVTEPGELARGKKNGLDYLFDLYEQCGKFLLEVQRISKERGEKCPTKVTNQVFRHAKYTGAVYINKPKMRHYVHCYALHCLDNEQSNHLRRIYKERGENVGAWRQACYYPLVAIARENNWDIEGVFNRNEKLKIWYVPTKLRQLCHMERSKECQ; encoded by the exons ATGACAATGGCCAAGATGACTGAAATGGGTTTTACTGCTAATACTCTTGTCAACATGACAGAGGAAGaagttgatgatttgatcaagacCCTTGTGGAGATCTATAGGATGGATCTTCTTTTGGGTGAGAGGTATGGGATAAAATCTGCCATTAGAGCTGAGAAGAAGAGATTGCAGGATAGCTTGGAGATGCAGAAGTTGGAACTCCTGTCTGAGGCTGAGAGAAAGAGGATTCAGGATGATCAGAATACATTTGCAGTTGCCATGGCATCTGAAG GCACCTCTAAGGATGTGAGGGCAAGTGATCAGCTCATTTTGCCAGAAAGCGCAAGTGCAGATCATGCTCCATTGAATATCAAAACCTGCAAAGGTGGCCTTATCATCCCTTATCATAATAATGGTAATTTATGTGGTTCAGGTCTGATGGGGATGCCTGAGCACAGCAGTGAAAGTGATGAGAGGAAATTAGATTCTAGtaaacagaaaagaagaaggattaAAGAAACTGGAGAGgatggagaggataggcccagggAACATCCTTTCATTGTTACTGAACCAGGAGAACTAGCCAGGGGAAAGAAAAATGGCCTGGATTATCTGTTTGATCTCTATGAGCAGTGTGGTAAATTTTTATTAGAAGTCCAAAGAATTTCCAAGGAAAGGGGTGAGAAATGTCCAACTAAG GTAACAAATCAGGTATTTCGCCATGCAAAGTACACTGGTGCAGTCTACATTAACAAACCTAAAATGCGACATTATGTCCATTGCTATGCTCTACATTGTCTAGACAATGAGCAATCCAATCACCTCAGAAGAATATACAAGGAGAGGGGAGAAAATGTTGGGGCCTGGCGCCAAGCCTGTTACTATCCTCTAGTAGCCATAGCCAGGGAAAACAATTGGGACATAGAGGGTGTTTTTAATAGAAATGAAAAGCTTAAGATTTGGTATGTACCCACAAAACTAAGGCAATTGTGTCACATGGAGAGAAGCAAAGAATGCCAATAG